The genomic interval CAGGCCAATAAATTTTAATGATTTGGATACGGCCACAGGCAGTGTTATCGGTGAGCCAATCCCGGATCTGCAAATTTACGTTCTGGATGAAAACCTGCTGCCCTCACCGATTGGAGTGCCGGGAGAATTGTATGTTGGTGGTGCCGGCGTTGCCCATGGTTATAATAAGCAGCCGGATTTGAGCGTAGAAAGATTTATCCCCGATCCGTTTAGCACTAATCAAAATCAGCGTTTATACCGTACCGGCGACTCAGCGCGTCTTTTACAAAATGGAGATTTGGAATATCTTGGCCGAATTGATCACCAGGTACAGTTGCGAGGTTTTCGTGTGGAGCTTGGGGAAATTGAAAGTGCACTGGCGCGGCACCCTCTTGTGCGCGAAACAATTGTTCTTTTACGTGAAGATACGCCGGGCGATAAAAAACTGACGGCATATGTTGTGACAGAAAAGAACGAAGCTGTTTCCGTAAGTGAATTTCGCAAATTTATGCAGGATTATGTCCCGGATTATATGGTGCCTGCTGCATTTATTATTCTTGAGCAATTTCCTCTTACGGCCCATGGTAAAATCGACCGAAGAGTTTTGCCGCTACCAAGCGCGGAACGGCCCGAATTGGAAAACCAGTTTGAAGAAGCTCAGGATGAAATCCAAAAAACATTGGTTGATGTTTGGTCACAGATTTTAAATGTAGAACGTATCGGTATCCATGATAACTTTTTTGAACTGGGTGGCGATTCAATTTTGATGATACAAACTATTGCCCGATCAAAACAAGCCGGTTTATACATGACGCCAACCCAGGTTTTTCAAAATCCTTCCATTGCGGCACTTGCCAAAATAGTAACAAGTGTGGAGGAGTTTGAGGCCGAACAAGGTTTGGTAACCGGACAAGCGCCGTTAACACCTATTCAACACTGGTTTTTTGATCATCATCAAGAACATCCGCATCAGTTTAATACCTCTATGATTTTAGAGCTTTTCCAAAAAGAACCAATTAATGTGGATGTTTTGGAGAAATCAGTTTTAAAATTGATGGAACATCATGATGTGTTGCGCGCTTCGTTCAAAATTGAGAAAAATACCCGGTATCAAACATTTGAGAATTTACCAGAAAAAGCACCTGTCAAGTATGTCGATCTTTCTTCCTTCAGAAAAGGAAAACAAAAAAAATCGATCGAAGAAGAAGCTGCCCGGATTCAGCAAAGTTTTGTATTGGAAAATGCCCCTCTGATGAAGGTTGTCTTTTTTGAATGTGGCAAGAAGGCAAACTCCAAGTTACTTTTTATCTTTCATCACCTGGTAATTGATGGTGTTTCATGGCGGTTGGTTATTGAGGATTTTGTCAGCATCTTTGCCCAGTTTGCCGAAAAGAGGGATGTTAAACTTCCTGAAAAAAGTACATCCTACAAAAAATGGTCAGAAAAACTTTCAGCACATGTTCAATCCGAAGAGATGGAAAAAGAGAGTGCTTTTTGGAAAGCCTTGGCAGACAAACCATTTACAGGCTTGCCACTAGATAAACCAGGTGGTGCAAACACCTATGGCGCCACAAAAGCAATCACTATGGGATTTGGGGTTGAAAACACTAAACAATTGCTTCAGGAGGTGCCTAAATTACTAAACAGCCAAATTAATGATATTTTACTTGTAGCTCTGCTGCGAACGGTTGAAAAGTTTAGCGGATTAAGAAGCGCTCTAGTTGAAATGGAAGGTCATGGACGGGAAGATTTATTTGAAGATGTCGATGCTTCAAGAACTGTTGGTTGGTTTACAAGTATTTTCCCTGTTCACCTAAGTATTGAAAATGCTACAAATATTGCAGAAGAAGTCCGGCTGGTTAAAGAACAGCTTGCAGCTGTACCAAATCATGGTGTTGGATTTAATATTTTAAAATATCTTAGTCCGGATAAAAATATTCGTCAAACACTGAAAGGACTGCCAAAAGCTGAGATTAATTTCAACTATCTTGGACAGTTTGATCAGGGTGGCCGGCAGACAAAACAGTCGGCGAAAGTCCCATTCCGGCAATCGGTGGAAAATGTTGGCGCCGAACAACATCCGGATGATGAACGCAGTGCCCAGTTATATATTGTTGGCGTAGTAAATGGCGGTCAACTAAGTACGCGGTGGTTATATAGCACAAATGTTTTTAAGGACAGCACGGTTAAAAAAATTGCCAAAAACTATTTGGCTGAATTAGAGACGATTGTAAATTCTGTAATAAACTAATTGGGTTGCTGTAAAAACGGGGATTCTTCACTACACTTCGTTTTGTTCAGAATGACAGGCAATAAATATAAAATTTGGAGAAAATGTGCAGGCATTAGTCGGAATCACGCTAGGTGATTTGTTTAAACTGTTTAAAGAAAATAATTACAAGATTGAAGGAAAATACTGGAAGCGGGTATTGTTTTTGTTTATCTCAGGTTTGATCAACTCTCGAGACCGCAAGAAAGAAGACAAACTTTTTGGCGCAAAAATCCATGATGTAAAAATAGAAAAGCCTCTGTTTATCCTCGGTCACTGGAGATCTGGAACAACTCTATTACATAGCCTGATCTCAATGGATGAACAATTTGCTTTCTCAAACTTATTCCAGGTTTCGCGCCCTCATCAATTTCTATTTCGCGGTGAGATGATGGAAAAAAGATTTGCCCAGGCCAAAGCCCAAAACCGCCCAATGGACAACATGAAAGTTACTTTTCGCGATCCCGGAGAGGATGAATCCGGGCTTTCAGTTCTGTCACAACGTTCGCCGTTAATTGGCTGGACATTTCCCGATAATCATTCATATTATACAAAATATCACACCTTTGCAGATGTTCCCAATGAAGATTTGGAAAGATGGCAAGAAAGCCTGTTATATTTTTTCAAGAAGCTGACATGGTTGTATAATAAGCCGTTGGTATTAAAATCCCCCAATCACACAGCGCGCATAAAAATACTATTGGAAATGTTCCCGGATGCACGTTTTGTACACATTAGTCGTGATCCCTACACGGTATTTTTATCAACACAAAGGCTGTATAATAAAATGCTGCCACTTACCTGTTTGCAAACTCCTGACTTAAACAAATGGGATGACAACATTATAAACGATTACAAAACAATGTATGATGCTTATTTTGAACAAAAATCATTAATTCCTGAAAACCAATTTTGCGAAATAAAATTTGAAGACCTGGAAG from Calditrichota bacterium carries:
- a CDS encoding sulfotransferase; this translates as MQALVGITLGDLFKLFKENNYKIEGKYWKRVLFLFISGLINSRDRKKEDKLFGAKIHDVKIEKPLFILGHWRSGTTLLHSLISMDEQFAFSNLFQVSRPHQFLFRGEMMEKRFAQAKAQNRPMDNMKVTFRDPGEDESGLSVLSQRSPLIGWTFPDNHSYYTKYHTFADVPNEDLERWQESLLYFFKKLTWLYNKPLVLKSPNHTARIKILLEMFPDARFVHISRDPYTVFLSTQRLYNKMLPLTCLQTPDLNKWDDNIINDYKTMYDAYFEQKSLIPENQFCEIKFEDLEENKIAAIEKIYSKLNLDNFGQLKTKIQEFDKEHKDYKKNKHIEISQDLVEKINTKWEMAFTRFGYAKRKTD